TGCGCAGCGAGCGCCGGCCCAACGGGTACCGCGAGTACGCCCCCGAGTCGGCCGAGGTCGTCGCGTTCGTCCAGGACATGTTCCACGCCGGTCTGTCGTCCGACGTCATCCGGGACATCCTGCCCTGCGCCGGAGATGAGCACCCGCGTGGCGACTGCGCCGAGCTCCTGACGCGCGTCCGGCAGATCCGTGACGAACTCGTGCGGCAGGAACACCGCATCGCCGAGCGTCGTCGGCGACTGGACGCCTATCTCGCCTACGGCTATGGGGCGCGTCAGCTGCCGGCCCACGCCGGAGCTGTTCGGTAGGCAGGTCCAAGCCGGCCGACGACGGGTGTCATCGTTCGGCGTGGCTCCCCGGTAGTCGTCGATCCGAACGGGACAGGTTGTGCTTGCGGGGCCGGCCGTGGTTGCTCGACGGGCTGGTTGATCCAGGCCGCCTCGGGCAGTCGGGGTGGCCGGGGTCGGTGTGCGAAGTGTTGCGGGTGTCGGGTGTGGGCGGGGGGTGTCCCTATGGAGTTGTCAAGCCGCAACCGGGGCGGGAGCTGTCTCGGGGCGCCGGTAGTGGGTCTTGGTGCGGAGCATGGCGAACAGGACGTCGCAGCGGCGCCGGGCCAGGCAGATCAGCGCGGCGTTGTGCTTCTTCCCCTGGTCGCGTTTGCGCTGGTGGTAAGCCCTGCTGGTCGGGTCGGAGAGGGCGGCGAACGCGGCGAGGAAGAACGCCCGTTTGAGTTTGCGGTTGCCGGTGCGGGCGGGGTGTTCGCCCTTGATGGAGGAGCCCGAGCTGCGGCTGGGCGGGCCGCTCTTCTGGTAGCCGTACTCGTCGATCAGCGCCTCGACCCGGGCGCGCGTGCCCGCCGACACCCCGGCCGTCTCCGCGATGTAGGAGATCGTGACCGGCCTGGACGAACTCTCCGACGCGTCCACGCAGCCACCTTCCCCCACCGCCCCCGCGGACCCGGGACCACTCCAGTCTGCTTTTCGGGGGACCGAGTCGAAGGTTTCCGACCGGCGCCGACCGTGCCCTCAGGCGACTGTGCCCTCAGGTCTGTCCTTTCGGTCTGGCGTCCGCGCCCGGGTGCGGGCACATACTCCGGCTGTGGCCGAGGAACGGGAGCAGGCGCGACGCGAGCAGGCGCAACGCGTGCCGCCGCGTGCCCCGGCGCGGCCCAAGCCCCAGGGCCGGACGGGTGAGCGGGGCGAGTCCGGCGCGGCGCGGGTGATCTCGTTGCAGCAGAGCGCGGGCAACCGGGCCGTGGCGGCCCGCCTCGCGCCGCACCCCGTGCCGATGCCCGAACCCCCGCGCGTGGACGTCGTGCCGCCGCCGGCCCGGGAGGAGTCGCCGGACCTCCTCGCGACCTACGGCGGCGGGGACGCCGGGGGTGGTGTTTCCGCGGCGGCCCACGGCGCGCTCGATCGCGGGTTGGTCGAGCTGTCGGCCACCGCGCGGGCCACCGCCGAGGAGATCCGGGCGCACGCCCGCGAGGAAGCGGAGGCGGTGGCGGCGAGCGCGTCCGAGGCGGTGCAGGGCGTGACGGCGGCCGTCGAGGCGGGCGGGGAGGCCATCGGCGCGCGGCGGGTGGCCGTGGCGGGTGAGATCGGGGCCGCCGCCGGGCAGGAGCGGGCGGCGGTCGAGTCCTGGCACGCGGGGGCCGCGGACGGCGCGCGGGAACGGCTGGGCGGTGCGGAGGAGCGGGCCCGCGGGTTGGGCGCGGAGTACGGCGCGCGGGCCGAGCAGGTCGGGCGGGAGACCGGCGAGCGGGTGCGGGGCGGGACCGAGAGCGCGGCCGAGCGCAGCGCGACGGCCGGTGGTGGCGGCGGCAACGCGGCCGTGGCCAACGCCAAGCACGAGGTGCGCGACAAGGTGGGTGGGCAGGCCGCCGGCCGGTTGCGTGGTGAGGGGCAGCAGGCGGCGGCGGCGGTCGAGGGCGAGATGGCGCAGGCCGCGGCGGCGTTCGAGGGTCGGGCGCAGGAGGCCGGTGGTGCGATCGCGGCGATGGGCGCGCCCGTCGCGTCGGCGTTGGGGCAGGCAGCGTCCGGCGCGGCCGGGGTGTTGGCGCGGGCCGAGGCCGAGAGCGCGGCCGGGCTCGGGGAGGGCGAGCGCAAGGCCCGGACCGCGTTGGCGCAACGGGGTGGTGAGCTGCGGGCCAAGCTGGCCGCGGACGCGCGGCGCAAGCAGGTGGAGCTCCTGGACGCGGCCGAGCGGGCGGCGGTGGCGGTCGAGCAGCAGGCCCGGTCGGTGGCCGAGGCGGCGGCGGCCGAGGTGGGTCGACTGGACGAGGAGGTCGGCCGGGCACCGGTCGACGACGAGGTGGCAGAGCAGGTCGATGCCCAGATCACCGGGGCGCTGACCGGGGCCGGGCAGGAGATCCGGGCGGCGGGGCCGCAGGCCGCGCAGGCCGTCGGCGCGGCGGCGCAGCGGACGCGGGAGGCGATCACCGGGGTCGTCGCCGGCGCGCGGGACGACGCCGGGCGGGCGGTCGAGCAGGTCGGTGGTGCGATGGGCGCGGCCGGTGGCCGGGCGCGGGCGGCGCTGGGCCAGGTGCCGGGCCGGGCGCGGGCGGCCGGTGACCGGGTGGTCGAGGAGGTCGCGGCCAAGGCCGGGGAGACCGCCGACCAGACCGCGGCGGCGTTCGGCGGCGGGCTGGGAGAGATGACCGGCCGGGCCGGGGAACGCGCGGACGAGGTGCAGCGGCGCGGGCAGGACGTCGCTGGTCAGGTGGACACCAACGTGGCGGCCGGTGAGCGGCGGGTCGACTCGCGGGCGCAGGAGCAGTCGAGCTGGCTCGGTGCGGTGGCCGACTGGTTCGCCCGGCAGTGGGACGACCTGGTCGAGATGGTGAGCAACCCCGGGTTCTGGGTGGGTCTGCTGATCACGGTGGTGCTGGGCGGCCTGGCGGTGTTCTTCCTCGGCCCGTACGCGTTGCTGCTGCTGCCGTTCATCGCCGCGTTGGCCGGTGCGGCGTCGCAGCTGACCAACAACGTGTGGCGTGGTGAGGCCGACCCGTGGAAGGGCGTGTGGGACGCCGCGGTGGAGGGGTTCGTCGTCGGCGCGGTGTTCTCGGCGGCGATTGCGGTCGGGCTGTGGGCCGGGCTGGGCGCGGCGGGCATCCTGGCGGTGGTCGAGGTCGTCACCGTGGTGGTGACGGTGGTGACGAACCTGGTCCACGGGGAGCGGCCGACCAAGAACCTGCTGGCCAACATGATGTTCGCCTGGTTGCTCGACCGGGTGTTCCGCAACATCCCGGTGCGCGGTGGCGGCCGTGGCGTGGGCGGCGGGCGGGGTTCCGGTCGGCAGCCACCGCCCCGCCAGGAACCACCGCGCCTGGAGCCGCGTCAGGAACCGCCGCGCCAGGAGCCGCCGGTCAAGGGCGGCGGGATGCGGACGCGCGGCGTCACCGAGCCGGTGCCGGGGCCCAAGACGCTCACCCCGGGCGAGGTCGCCGAGCTCCAGGCCATCGCGGACCGGTACCAGACCCAGGTCGACGTGGTGGGCAGCCGGGCGCGCGGCGAGGGGCGCAACATCGACAAGCCCCAGCTGCCGACCGAGGGCAAGGGCGAGGGCACTCGCAGCGATATCGACGTGCGGGTCGACGGCGACGTGGACATCAGGTCGCGCGGCGGGCTGTCCAACGACATCGCGAACGCCTCCAACGGCGCGGGTAAGGTCATCAGCTCCGGCCTGCCCGACTCGCCGTCCACCCCGCCGGTGATCGAGTTCCACCCGAACCCGGGAGGCCCCAGGTGATCACGGACGACGCGTTCTGGGCGCT
This portion of the Saccharothrix syringae genome encodes:
- a CDS encoding MerR family transcriptional regulator encodes the protein MTTVNLSRIRAVVVMISTLNLDVSVKVKLNWGMRIGELSKATGVSSRALRYYEQQGLLRSERRPNGYREYAPESAEVVAFVQDMFHAGLSSDVIRDILPCAGDEHPRGDCAELLTRVRQIRDELVRQEHRIAERRRRLDAYLAYGYGARQLPAHAGAVR
- a CDS encoding coiled-coil domain-containing protein, translated to MAEEREQARREQAQRVPPRAPARPKPQGRTGERGESGAARVISLQQSAGNRAVAARLAPHPVPMPEPPRVDVVPPPAREESPDLLATYGGGDAGGGVSAAAHGALDRGLVELSATARATAEEIRAHAREEAEAVAASASEAVQGVTAAVEAGGEAIGARRVAVAGEIGAAAGQERAAVESWHAGAADGARERLGGAEERARGLGAEYGARAEQVGRETGERVRGGTESAAERSATAGGGGGNAAVANAKHEVRDKVGGQAAGRLRGEGQQAAAAVEGEMAQAAAAFEGRAQEAGGAIAAMGAPVASALGQAASGAAGVLARAEAESAAGLGEGERKARTALAQRGGELRAKLAADARRKQVELLDAAERAAVAVEQQARSVAEAAAAEVGRLDEEVGRAPVDDEVAEQVDAQITGALTGAGQEIRAAGPQAAQAVGAAAQRTREAITGVVAGARDDAGRAVEQVGGAMGAAGGRARAALGQVPGRARAAGDRVVEEVAAKAGETADQTAAAFGGGLGEMTGRAGERADEVQRRGQDVAGQVDTNVAAGERRVDSRAQEQSSWLGAVADWFARQWDDLVEMVSNPGFWVGLLITVVLGGLAVFFLGPYALLLLPFIAALAGAASQLTNNVWRGEADPWKGVWDAAVEGFVVGAVFSAAIAVGLWAGLGAAGILAVVEVVTVVVTVVTNLVHGERPTKNLLANMMFAWLLDRVFRNIPVRGGGRGVGGGRGSGRQPPPRQEPPRLEPRQEPPRQEPPVKGGGMRTRGVTEPVPGPKTLTPGEVAELQAIADRYQTQVDVVGSRARGEGRNIDKPQLPTEGKGEGTRSDIDVRVDGDVDIRSRGGLSNDIANASNGAGKVISSGLPDSPSTPPVIEFHPNPGGPR